One Dysidea avara chromosome 7, odDysAvar1.4, whole genome shotgun sequence genomic region harbors:
- the LOC136262433 gene encoding protein FAM227B-like — protein sequence MIQQFSSVISEIPSFMSEKRSSSVAPPETKDEWLRRESIPEWPKSLVEHEEASVENVASVLDSVENVERDLKNHAKYDSNFLDTVSKKLAELETNMTYLSDFFLSNTPRHIKLSTSGGLSNLPRNTFLEQLFDVKTLEGLHSSKDNKQQVVEEKIAENAVFPGISPEMLTIPLPFQLEALQILDLVTKQQKFPKSLVKSWKKSYYSEASIAVFQNTFWWIWMEKYKPDVKLQAKIFDQVAESFLVLITNISQKHKDEYFKWYPSCLAQAVYSAFCHSFPESHKSFTDGFKQYIASITLEWTMGIRSLPSCWMQWPLEALDPYLHAGSEQDDKTLPKSASAEKDILQTLKQEMSPHKSAVVHFKSAAKRDGTAVGRQPKTPEGQHQESHSIGPGATYERVNFSISGRSPLVQHYMSIHHLCESNGGWTGPALTRTEVKALPPPAPTYKQVAIRFQNEAEQRYEEYERNMLKSDLEIKVAQQKHRKLQSQMERLNREILFKKHEVKLLCEKLLTNKQDFTARRIRATLSHKTTK from the exons ATGATCCAACAATTCTCCTCCGTGATTAGTGAGATACCCTCCTTTATGAGTGAAAAACGCTCCTCCTCTGTTGCACCACCGGAAACGAAGGACGAATGGCTGAGGAGAGAGAGCATTCCAGAGTGGCCCAAGTCATTGGTGGAACACGAAGAAGCTTCGGTTGAAAATGTTGCTAGTGTGCTGGACAGTGTGGAAAACGTCGAGAGGGACCTAAAAAATCATGCAA AATATGACTCAAACTTTCTCGACACAGTCAGTAAGAAATTGGCAGAGCTTGAAACCAACATGACCTATCTGTCAGATTTCTTTCTATCAAATACACCAAGACACATTAAGCTGAGCACATCTGGAGGACTCAGTAATTTACCTCGTAATA CTTTCTTAGAACAGCTTTTTGATGTGAAGACGCTTGAAGGTTTGCACTCAAGCAAG GACAACAAACAGCAAGTTGTTGAAGAGAAGATTGCTGAG aatGCTGTATTCCCAGGAATATCACCTGAAATGTTAACCATTCCGTTGCCTTTTCAGTTAGAGGCGTTACAGATTTTGGACCTTGTCACTAAGCAGCAGAAATTTCCT AAATCCTTGGTCAAGTCTTGGAAGAAGAGTTACTACTCTGAAGCTTCAATTGCAGTCTTTCAG AACACATTTTGGTGGATATGGATGGAAAAATACAAG CCTGATGTGAAGTTGCAAGCTAAAATATTTGATCAGGTTGCAGAAAGCTTTCTGGTACTGATCACTAATATTTCACAAAAACACAAAGATGAATACTTCAAG TGGTACCCATcatgtttagctcaagctgtgTACAGTGCATTCTGTCATAGCTTCCCGGAGTCTCACAAATCCTtcactgatggttttaagcAATACATTGCTAGTATAACCTTGGAATGGACCATGG GAATTCGTAGTTTACCATCTTGTTGGATGCAGTGGCCACTGGAAGCACTTGACCCATACCTTCATGCTGGTAGTGAGCAAGATGACAAGACACTCCCTAAGAGTGCATCAGCTGAAAAAGACA TTCTACAGACTCTAAAGCAGGAAATGTCCCCTCACAAATCTGCAGTTGTGCACTTCAAGTCTGCAGCTAAGAGGGATGGAACTGCAGTGGGTCGTCAGCCAAAAACACCAGAAGGCCAACACCAAGAG TCTCACTCCATTGGTCCGGGGGCTACTTATGAAAGAGTTAATTTTAGCATATCTGGCCGTAGTCCACTGGTACAACATTACATGTCAATACACCATCTTTGTGAAAGTAATGGTGGTTGGACTGGACCAGCCCTCACCAGAACTGAAGTCAAAGCTCTGCC TCCACCTGCACCTACTTATAAACAAGTTGCAATACGCTTTCAGAATGAAGCAGAGCAAAGATATGAAGAATATGAACG AAACATGTTAAAGTCAGATCTAGAAATAAAAGTGGCACAGCAGAAACACCGGAAATTACAGTCTCAAATGGAAAG GCTAAACAGAgaaattctttttaaaaaacATGAAGTAAAACTTCTGTGTGAAAAGCTGTTAACGAACAAACAAGACTTCACG GCTAGGAGAATTAGAGCTACATTAAGTCACAAAACGacaaaataa
- the LOC136262431 gene encoding ubiquitin carboxyl-terminal hydrolase 48-like isoform X1 gives MPAKLALDKKAWEWALKRSLDEISEEDINTAYRVSLPSCKPGICRKNCSGNPNCLNHLQNFQADSLDDDGDIKAKETFVGLRNLGSTCYVNSLLQVWFHNDRFCSTLFSYNAFPDISAVHSHAVSIGDTSDNEAPKKKLKCDGLIATNAMQHLQLLFTRLQYSQQQYVDPIDFVNSLSLKHNEQQDAQEFRNLFLGWLEKILQGKLNLTSFIRDEFRGTYDYITTCSSCGKSSAVQSDYGELELNVQGMKSITDSLSDFFKEETLTDDNQYYCHHCRGKQNAVRKIKLSTVPRVLNLQLLRFVYDMSLLAKVKVSSHILFPESLDLSSYCCRGSAFKFHLTGVIIHRGPTAYAGHYIAHILDRKNGEWYRFDDEHVSKLNMKHLGEEDDEAMIGLSSKKKPRCPKGSHVSANAYLLVYTRDDDTEHINRVEAPAYLQEVITGENEIFLESLKQTKAEMEASVLKNTESMKAKNDIFSSLSHTSGSEYEWISTNWLVAWLNSTNPGPINNAQFLCEHKLISPESVVKLKRVDSKAVEALYSQYSSTDTIRLSRSMVCRKCVIDKASQLQLKLQLSSDYKRLCSLTKSSSAGEYWVGKKSLRSWRRLYQMNKNADEVIIQEASCEQSAETDDNITAFNEDLLCCHGQLCADANKRRLVSSDAWNILLKYFPSAVSFTKKMLPCPNCLASLNHAVEEHQLTKNCAIRQKEELIELYLNKNRPRLDKIESEVYAVPMSFYEDWCAFIKTPTKNGPPTTLDTTSLLCPHGGFLYDPSLFDNGDFENIVLVWPEEWKSLLQWYTDEDKPVCLLVMTDQDTVQYTSSPECCYQCVSIRLANEHAQAKDFGEADIFVYKCEANDDPALKLMQTSKLSTRRQRVPVGSSKLKVSSTMTLTDLKLEIMNLYAASPNDQHLWLGDVELVDKDKMLMQLDITPRCILVLKVDEVGSDSLMGELIKDIAANNTDVESGFKGTGLVTQSCIM, from the exons ATGCCCGCCAAACTTGCATTGGACAAAAAGGCTTGGGAATGGGCCTTGAAAAGAAGCCTTGATGAAATATCGGAAGAAGACATCAACACAGCTTATAGAGTTAGCTTACCCTCGTGTAAGCCAGGGATCTGCAG GAAAAATTGCAGTGGTAATCCAAACTGTCTTAATCACCTTCAGAACTTTCAAGCAG ATAGTCTAGATGATGATGGTGATATTAAAGCAAAG GAGACTTTTGTAGGATTACGCAACCTGGGATCAACTTGTTACGTCAATTCTCTACTACAA GTCTGGTTTCACAATGATCGATTTTGTTCCACACTATTCTCATACAATGCCTTTCCTGACATAAGTGCTGTCCACAGCCATGCAGTCTCCATAGGTGATACGTCTGATAATGAAGCACCCAAAAAGAAGCTAAAATGTGATGGTTTAATAGCTACTAATGCAATGCAACATCTACAGCTGTTGTTCACAAGATTACAATATTCTCAGCAGCA ATATGTTGATCCTATTGATTTTGTAAACTCGCTGAGTTTAAAACACAATGAACAACAG GATGCACAAGAATTTAGAAATCTTTTCCTTGGCTGGCTAGAGAAGATATTACAG GGAAAATTAAATCTTACTAGTTTTATTAGGGATGAGTTTCGGGGCACATATGATTACATTACGAC CTGTTCCAGCTGTGGTAAATCGAGTGCAGTTCAGTCAGACTATGGAGAACTGGAATTGAATGTTCAAGGGATGAAGAGCATTACTGACAGTTTGTCAGACTTCTTCAAA GAAGAGACCCTTACTGACGATAACCAGTACTATTGCCACCATTGCCGGGGCAAACAAAATGCTGTAAGAAAAATCAAATTATCCACTGTTCCTAGAGTGCTGAATTTACAACTCCTTCGTTTCGTCTATGATAT GTCACTGCTTGCAAAAGTGAAGGTTTCCTCTCACATCCTATTTCCTGAAAGTTTAGATCTCTCATCATACTGTTGTAGAGGATCAGCATTTAAATTTCACTTGACAGGAGTCATCATTCATAGAGGGCCTACTGCATATGCTGGACACTACATCGCCCATATTTTAGACAGAAAG AATGGCGAGTGGTACAGATTTGATGATGAACATGTCAGCAAATTGAACATGAAGCACCTTGGGGAAGAAGATGATGAAGCAATGATAG GGTTATCAAGCAAGAAGAAGCCAAGATGTCCTAAAGGGAGTCATGTTTCAGCTAATGCTTACCTGTTGGTATACACAAGAGATGATGATACTGAGCACATCAACAGAG TGGAGGCACCTGCTTATTTACAAGAAGTCATTACTGGAGAGAATGAAATATTTCTTGAGTCTTTAAAACAAACAAAAGctgaaatg GAAGCAAGTGTGTTAAAGAATACTGAGTCAATGAAAGCAAAGAATGATATATTTTCTTCCTTATCTCACACAA GTGGTAGTGAGTATGAGTGGATCAGTACAAACTGGCTGGTGGCTTGGCTGAATAGTACCAACCCTGGCCCTATTAATAATGCCCAGTTCTTGTGTGAACACAAACT AATTTCACCAGAAAGTGTAGTGAAGTTGAAACGAGTTGACTCTAAGGCT GTAGAAGCTCTATACTCTCAGTACAGCAGCACTGACACAATCAGACTATCACG GTCAATGGTGTGCAGGAAGTGTGTTATTGACAAAGCCAGTCagttacagttaaaactgcaactcagcagtgattacaagagGCTATGTAGCCTTACTAAATCCAG CTCAGCTGGTGAGTATTGGGTTGGTAAAAAGTCTCTTCGAAGTTGGAGGAGATTGTATCAGATGAACAAAAATGCTGATGAGGTTATTATCCAAGAGGCATCATGTGAGCAATCAGCTGAAACTGATGACAATATCACAGCATTTAATGAGGATTTACTGTGTTGTCATG GACAGCTATGTGCTGATGCTAATAAAAGACGTTTGGTGTCATCCGATGCATGGAACATCCTTCTCAAGTATTTTCCTAGTGCAGTGTCATTCACCAAAAAGATGCTTCCATGTCCCAACTGCCTG GCCTCACTCAATCATGCTGTAGAAGAGCACCAGTTAACTAAAAACTGTGCTATTCGTCAGAAAGAAGAACTGATAGAACTGTACCTCAACAAGAACAGACCTCGACTAGACAAA ATCGAGTCAGAAGTATATGCAGTGCCTATGAGCTTTTATGAAGATTGGTGTGCCTTCATCAA GACTCCTACAAAGAATGGTCCACCCACAACTTTGGATACCACCAGCCTACTGTGTCCACATGGTGGCTTCCTTTATGACCCTAGTCTTTTCGATAATGGTGATTTTGAGAA TATTGTATTGGTATGGCCTGAAGAATGGAAGTCACTATTACAATGGTACACTGATGAGGACAAGCCAGTGTGCCTACTGGTAATGACAGATCAGGATACTGTCCAGTACACCAGCTCACCAG agtgctGCTACCAGTGTGTCAGCATAAGACTAGCTAATGAGCATGCACAGGCTAAAGACTTTGGTGAAGCTGATATTTTTGTCTACAAATGTGAAGCCAATGATGATCCG GCACTGAAGCTGATGCAGACCTCCAAACTCTCAACACGACG ACAAAGAGTTCCTGTTGGTTCATCCAAACTCAAAGTGTCATCAACCATGACACTAACAGATTTGAAGTTAGAG ATCATGAACCTGTATGCTGCTAGTCCTAATGATCAACACCTGTGGTTAGGAGATGTGGAACTTGTTGATAAGGATAAAATGTTGATGCAGTTGGACATCACACCTCGCTGCATTTTAGTGTTAAAA GTTGATGAGGTGGGGTCAGACTCACTGATGGGTGAACTCATAAAGGACATTGCAGCTAATAACACTG ATGTAGAAAGTGGATTTAAAGGTACAGGACTAGTTACACAATCATGTATTATGTGA
- the LOC136262431 gene encoding ubiquitin carboxyl-terminal hydrolase 48-like isoform X2, giving the protein MPAKLALDKKAWEWALKRSLDEISEEDINTAYRVSLPSCKPGICRKNCSGNPNCLNHLQNFQADSLDDDGDIKAKETFVGLRNLGSTCYVNSLLQVWFHNDRFCSTLFSYNAFPDISAVHSHAVSIGDTSDNEAPKKKLKCDGLIATNAMQHLQLLFTRLQYSQQQYVDPIDFVNSLSLKHNEQQDAQEFRNLFLGWLEKILQGKLNLTSFIRDEFRGTYDYITTCSSCGKSSAVQSDYGELELNVQGMKSITDSLSDFFKEETLTDDNQYYCHHCRGKQNAVRKIKLSTVPRVLNLQLLRFVYDMSLLAKVKVSSHILFPESLDLSSYCCRGSAFKFHLTGVIIHRGPTAYAGHYIAHILDRKNGEWYRFDDEHVSKLNMKHLGEEDDEAMIGLSSKKKPRCPKGSHVSANAYLLVYTRDDDTEHINRVEAPAYLQEVITGENEIFLESLKQTKAEMEASVLKNTESMKAKNDIFSSLSHTSGSEYEWISTNWLVAWLNSTNPGPINNAQFLCEHKLISPESVVKLKRVDSKAVEALYSQYSSTDTIRLSRSMVCRKCVIDKASQLQLKLQLSSDYKRLCSLTKSSSAGEYWVGKKSLRSWRRLYQMNKNADEVIIQEASCEQSAETDDNITAFNEDLLCCHGQLCADANKRRLVSSDAWNILLKYFPSAVSFTKKMLPCPNCLASLNHAVEEHQLTKNCAIRQKEELIELYLNKNRPRLDKIESEVYAVPMSFYEDWCAFIKTPTKNGPPTTLDTTSLLCPHGGFLYDPSLFDNGDFENIVLVWPEEWKSLLQWYTDEDKPVCLLVMTDQDTVQYTSSPECCYQCVSIRLANEHAQAKDFGEADIFVYKCEANDDPALKLMQTSKLSTRRQRVPVGSSKLKVSSTMTLTDLKLEIMNLYAASPNDQHLWLGDVELVDKDKMLMQLDITPRCILVLKVDEVGSDSLMGELIKDIAANNTDVESGFKGTILIN; this is encoded by the exons ATGCCCGCCAAACTTGCATTGGACAAAAAGGCTTGGGAATGGGCCTTGAAAAGAAGCCTTGATGAAATATCGGAAGAAGACATCAACACAGCTTATAGAGTTAGCTTACCCTCGTGTAAGCCAGGGATCTGCAG GAAAAATTGCAGTGGTAATCCAAACTGTCTTAATCACCTTCAGAACTTTCAAGCAG ATAGTCTAGATGATGATGGTGATATTAAAGCAAAG GAGACTTTTGTAGGATTACGCAACCTGGGATCAACTTGTTACGTCAATTCTCTACTACAA GTCTGGTTTCACAATGATCGATTTTGTTCCACACTATTCTCATACAATGCCTTTCCTGACATAAGTGCTGTCCACAGCCATGCAGTCTCCATAGGTGATACGTCTGATAATGAAGCACCCAAAAAGAAGCTAAAATGTGATGGTTTAATAGCTACTAATGCAATGCAACATCTACAGCTGTTGTTCACAAGATTACAATATTCTCAGCAGCA ATATGTTGATCCTATTGATTTTGTAAACTCGCTGAGTTTAAAACACAATGAACAACAG GATGCACAAGAATTTAGAAATCTTTTCCTTGGCTGGCTAGAGAAGATATTACAG GGAAAATTAAATCTTACTAGTTTTATTAGGGATGAGTTTCGGGGCACATATGATTACATTACGAC CTGTTCCAGCTGTGGTAAATCGAGTGCAGTTCAGTCAGACTATGGAGAACTGGAATTGAATGTTCAAGGGATGAAGAGCATTACTGACAGTTTGTCAGACTTCTTCAAA GAAGAGACCCTTACTGACGATAACCAGTACTATTGCCACCATTGCCGGGGCAAACAAAATGCTGTAAGAAAAATCAAATTATCCACTGTTCCTAGAGTGCTGAATTTACAACTCCTTCGTTTCGTCTATGATAT GTCACTGCTTGCAAAAGTGAAGGTTTCCTCTCACATCCTATTTCCTGAAAGTTTAGATCTCTCATCATACTGTTGTAGAGGATCAGCATTTAAATTTCACTTGACAGGAGTCATCATTCATAGAGGGCCTACTGCATATGCTGGACACTACATCGCCCATATTTTAGACAGAAAG AATGGCGAGTGGTACAGATTTGATGATGAACATGTCAGCAAATTGAACATGAAGCACCTTGGGGAAGAAGATGATGAAGCAATGATAG GGTTATCAAGCAAGAAGAAGCCAAGATGTCCTAAAGGGAGTCATGTTTCAGCTAATGCTTACCTGTTGGTATACACAAGAGATGATGATACTGAGCACATCAACAGAG TGGAGGCACCTGCTTATTTACAAGAAGTCATTACTGGAGAGAATGAAATATTTCTTGAGTCTTTAAAACAAACAAAAGctgaaatg GAAGCAAGTGTGTTAAAGAATACTGAGTCAATGAAAGCAAAGAATGATATATTTTCTTCCTTATCTCACACAA GTGGTAGTGAGTATGAGTGGATCAGTACAAACTGGCTGGTGGCTTGGCTGAATAGTACCAACCCTGGCCCTATTAATAATGCCCAGTTCTTGTGTGAACACAAACT AATTTCACCAGAAAGTGTAGTGAAGTTGAAACGAGTTGACTCTAAGGCT GTAGAAGCTCTATACTCTCAGTACAGCAGCACTGACACAATCAGACTATCACG GTCAATGGTGTGCAGGAAGTGTGTTATTGACAAAGCCAGTCagttacagttaaaactgcaactcagcagtgattacaagagGCTATGTAGCCTTACTAAATCCAG CTCAGCTGGTGAGTATTGGGTTGGTAAAAAGTCTCTTCGAAGTTGGAGGAGATTGTATCAGATGAACAAAAATGCTGATGAGGTTATTATCCAAGAGGCATCATGTGAGCAATCAGCTGAAACTGATGACAATATCACAGCATTTAATGAGGATTTACTGTGTTGTCATG GACAGCTATGTGCTGATGCTAATAAAAGACGTTTGGTGTCATCCGATGCATGGAACATCCTTCTCAAGTATTTTCCTAGTGCAGTGTCATTCACCAAAAAGATGCTTCCATGTCCCAACTGCCTG GCCTCACTCAATCATGCTGTAGAAGAGCACCAGTTAACTAAAAACTGTGCTATTCGTCAGAAAGAAGAACTGATAGAACTGTACCTCAACAAGAACAGACCTCGACTAGACAAA ATCGAGTCAGAAGTATATGCAGTGCCTATGAGCTTTTATGAAGATTGGTGTGCCTTCATCAA GACTCCTACAAAGAATGGTCCACCCACAACTTTGGATACCACCAGCCTACTGTGTCCACATGGTGGCTTCCTTTATGACCCTAGTCTTTTCGATAATGGTGATTTTGAGAA TATTGTATTGGTATGGCCTGAAGAATGGAAGTCACTATTACAATGGTACACTGATGAGGACAAGCCAGTGTGCCTACTGGTAATGACAGATCAGGATACTGTCCAGTACACCAGCTCACCAG agtgctGCTACCAGTGTGTCAGCATAAGACTAGCTAATGAGCATGCACAGGCTAAAGACTTTGGTGAAGCTGATATTTTTGTCTACAAATGTGAAGCCAATGATGATCCG GCACTGAAGCTGATGCAGACCTCCAAACTCTCAACACGACG ACAAAGAGTTCCTGTTGGTTCATCCAAACTCAAAGTGTCATCAACCATGACACTAACAGATTTGAAGTTAGAG ATCATGAACCTGTATGCTGCTAGTCCTAATGATCAACACCTGTGGTTAGGAGATGTGGAACTTGTTGATAAGGATAAAATGTTGATGCAGTTGGACATCACACCTCGCTGCATTTTAGTGTTAAAA GTTGATGAGGTGGGGTCAGACTCACTGATGGGTGAACTCATAAAGGACATTGCAGCTAATAACACTG ATGTAGAAAGTGGATTTAAAG GTACCATATTGATTAACTGA
- the LOC136262432 gene encoding DNA repair protein complementing XP-C cells-like, with protein MSSSSDSDVEWEEVDRVFSPATSAPDSTAQTPTSLEITVNVDGSVKKKSTKSFLERALEKFNKELKENLHKCNLLCLLSHGLKLNRQCNQQLVQAQLLSLLPTDLVADDFDKHDIMKILNWFTLKHDAVLELSVGLGMSSVQLSVSLFRSLGISTRLILSLDPLPFKEKKASAKNPKKTTASNNISEPSRTPTNKDSRKRSSSKRKLTSESKQVKSPYFTDNKQKGKVKKEDDSGSTSENDFEYKPPQTRSGVLGKRLRSATKNKPFKQPRSKAVNDDPPQLVSSNTEMTPRAKIPVTPTEFYEGRSGYTAHNSWIEVKLSGSWETVYLSSQSVGNIGIIEEATDHPLVYVIGIDENGSVKDISPKYAFKWCTVTRKQRIPGSWWSDTLQPYLTDVDSDKEDLDIKNLLLERPMPNTISDFKDHPLYALKRHLLKFEAIYPEESQVLGYCNLEPIYARECVHTLHTRETWLKQARVVKKGEEAYKSVKARPKRGQRADEERRVDVFGYWQTEVYTPPPVVDGKIQRNEYGNIELFQPSMLPKGACHIQLPGIYKIAKLLDIDCVPAMMGWDFSSGHCHPVIDGIVTAEENKPILLAAWDERQDDSRKKQQERKQKKIYERWRLLIRGVLLKERVQKHFQAKNI; from the coding sequence ATGAGTAGCAGCAGTGACAGTGACGTCGAGTGGGAAGAAGTTGACAGAGTTTTCTCCCCAGCTACTTCTGCTCCAGACTCGACAGCTCAGACACCAACCAGTCTAGAAATTACAGTAAACGTTGATGGTTCCGTGAAAAAGAAATCAACCAAGTCTTTTTTGGAGAGAGCACTTGAGAAATTCAACAAAGAGTTAAAGGAAAACCTCCACAAGTGCAATCTGCTCTGCTTGTTATCACATGGATTAAAACTGAACAGACAGTGTAATCAGCAGCTAGTGCAAGCCCAGCTTTTGTCACTGCTACCTACTGATTTGGTAGCAGATGATTTTGACAAACATGATATCATGAAGATATTGAATTGGTTTACTTTAAAGCATGATGCAGTCTTAGAACTTAGTGTTGGCTTAGGAATGAGCTCTGTACAGCTGAGTGTTTCCTTGTTTCGTTCTTTAGGCATTTCCACCAGGCTTATACTAAGTTTAGATCCACTGCCATTCAAAGAGAAGAAGGCATCTGCAAAGAATCCAAAGAAAACTACTGCAAGCAATAATATATCTGAACCAAGTAGAACTCCAACAAATAAAGATAGCAGAAAGAGATCCTCTTCAAAAAGGAAATTAACATCTGAATCTAAACAAGTCAAATCTCCGTACTTTACTGATAACAAACAAAAGGGTAAAGTCAAGAAGGAAGATGATAGTGGCTCAACCTCAGAAAATGATTTTGAGTATAAGCCACCCCAAACTAGATCTGGAGTGCTGGGTAAAAGACTTCGATCAGCCACAAAGAACAAACCATTCAAACAACCCAGGTCTAAGGCAGTAAATGATGATCCACCACAACTGGTTAGTAGTAACACTGAGATGACACCCAGAGCAAAGATTCCTGTTACACCTACTGAGTTCTATGAGGGAAGAAGTGGTTATACTGCTCATAATAGTTGGATAGAAGTTAAACTATCTGGTAGTTGGGAGACAGTATATTTATCATCACAATCTGTAGGAAATATTGGAATAATAGAAGAAGCAACTGATCATCCACTAGTTTATGTCATAGGAATAGATGAAAATGGCTCAGTGAAGGATATAAGTCCCAAGTATGCCTTCAAATGGTGCACAGTAACTAGAAAGCAACGTATTCCAGGGAGCTGGTGGAGTGATACACTGCAACCTTATTTGACTGATGTAGATTCTGATAAAGAAGACTTAGACATTAAAAATTTGTTGTTAGAACGTCCgatgccaaataccatatcaGATTTTAAGGACCACCCATTGTATGCTTTGAAGAGACATCTGTTAAAGTTTGAAGCAATATATCCAGAAGAAAGCCAAGTGTTGGGCTATTGCAATCTTGAGCCTATATATGCTAGAGAGTGTGTACATACTCTACACACACGTGAGACATGGTTGAAACAAGCTAGGGTTGTAAAGAAAGGTGAAGAAGCTTACAAAAGTGTGAAGGCAAGACCAAAGAGAGGACAAAGAGCAGATGAAGAGAGGAGAGTGGATGTATTTGGGTACTGGCAAACAGAAGTATATACCCCTCCACCAGTGGTTGATGGAAAGATCCAAAGAAATGAATATGGCAACATTGAATTATTCCAACCATCCATGCTGCCTAAAGGAGCTTGTCATATTCAGTTGCCAGGAATATACAAGATTGCTAAACTGTTGGATATTGACTGTGTCCCTGCAATGATGGGTTGGGACTTCTCCAGTGGCCATTGTCATCCAGTGATAGATGGAATTGTTACTGCAGAAGAAAATAAGCCCATTTTGTTAGCAGCTTGGGATGAGCGACAAGATGACAGCAGAAAGAAACAGcaggaaagaaaacaaaaaaagatCTATGAAAGGTGGCGTCTGTTAATCCGAGGAGTACTATTAAAGGAAAGAGTACAAAAACATTTTCAAGCCAAAAATATATAA